DNA sequence from the Manihot esculenta cultivar AM560-2 chromosome 11, M.esculenta_v8, whole genome shotgun sequence genome:
tattttaaaattaagaattagaattaaaattttattattcaaaaaagctattttctttttaatacttTTCTCCCTTTATGCAAACACAGTtataaaaacaatatttttcctcttaattattactttttttataaaatttttgtccCATTATTTTCCTTCCTTCTAAGTTCTATCCAAACACAATGTGAAAATTTTTCATGCATTGAAAAtggataataatataaaaaaaattttgatttctcACTGAGTCAAGAAAATatagtaattaaataaataaataaaattttaacaccTTTTAAGAAGTAAAAAGTTTCTCGGTTGAATTGTTCCATCCAAACAATGCcttaataataacaaaaaaaaaaaaaaattgagaacaAATCTTTATACGTGTTACTGGTTTGATAGTTACATGGCTCAACAGTCAACATTCAAACTCTTAACTAATCCTGCCTTCTTCTTTCTGCAGACTTTCTATTTCCCTTTGAGAAAGGCAAATATTGCATACTCTATCCCTGAGATTGACAAGGGAGAACAGcaagaattaaaatattgaaTCACTAgcctaaagaaaaaaaaaaaaaaaaaaaaaaaaaccaaattacAGAGCATTTGAAATAGTAGCGCCACCCATCTACCACATGACTAATTACTCAGAATAACTTAGATTAGCAGACATGGATAATGGCTAAAAAGAAACTAATACCccacacttcctccacttgACAGAAACTATATCTTAACTACATTAATGGCAGAATTTGTCAGTTTACCTTGGAATGCTCAAGGTTCCACTGCTATTAAATGTTGCAGAAGAACCAGGCTTTGTCTATCTTTCAACACCCCAGATGAAATAAAGAAATACTATAAGTTCATAACTTCAATGAACAAGTattcattttgaaaaataatttaacagtgaaaaaaaaaattataattagcacaaattaaattaatgggCAGTTGGCTTCTTGTCTAATGGTCTCAAAGCTGTTGGTGAAGAAACCAGTGGGAGTACTTGAGATGAGCTTGAAGGATATTGTGGGAGATGAAGAAGatctctttccttgttgttttTACTAACAATGAAGCGCAAGAAAGAACCTTCTGTCTCCTCTGTTATTATCGTTGAATTTGGAGGTTTAATAACAGAATCTTGAACTGAGGAGTTGTTTTTGGCTGCCTTTTTCTCAGCTTCTTCCATTAGTTTTCTGAACAATTTCTCTTCTGCATCTTTCAAGAACTTGAATTTTGGTGGCGGTGAAGATCTCAGCCTGTTAATCTCTGCCTCCATTGATGATTCAAAGAGAGGATTGAATCCATGTCGATGATAAGAATCCAAAGGATTTAAAGGAGGAGACTTTAAACGTGGTGAAGCTAAAGGGGTAAGGAATGGAGTGTCAACAGCCAGCATAAGATCACTCAAACTTCTTGTTCTTGACCCTCTTCTGCTCCTATCACCCCTAGATTTCCCATCTTCAGACTCCAAATCCTCCTTTGTTTCCTCGTTGATTGTGAAGAGAAATCTTGGTGGGCCTGAGAGATTGTGCAGTCTCATGAGCTCTGATTCTGCACTTTCTTCACCAAAAGCTTTTAGAAGCAAATCCTTGCTGGTCCCCAATTCTAAATCTGGCTCTTGGCCATGAGCTTCTGGGTCTCTCACTTTATCTCCAATGGTGTTGTTACCTTGCAAAGAAGAAGGTTTCCTCCAGCAGATTAGGTGAAAGAATTCCTTTGCATAGTTGCTGCCATAATCATCATCTTTAACTTCTCTCTTGATAACTCTCTTCTTCCAACAAAGCAAATAGTAAAGCTCTGCAACAAGTGCTAAAAGAAAGCAACCAAAAACTAAGCTCAAACCAATTCCTAAACCACTGAAAGATGCCATCTTTGGCAGAAAATTCACATGCCACCAGAACAACTAATCTAGACTTCAACTGTAACAAAATATCCCCAAAAGAAGAGACCCTTTCTATCAGTTAATTTCACCAAGAACCAAAATCCATCAGTGAGACAATATAACAAACAATGATTCTGCAAGCAAACCAGAAAAGGGAATAAGTCCTACAGAGAGTAACCCAATTAAGGAACCAAAGGTAAAAATCTTTACATTGATTTAAAACCACAAGGTAAGGCATAAAATGAGAAAACAAGACAAATAGCCATAGATATGTTGCCTAAAACATACGCTAGAAGCTACGAATCCGAGTAAGATTTTCTGGGAAAGCAGTGTAGAGAAAGA
Encoded proteins:
- the LOC110627083 gene encoding uncharacterized protein LOC110627083, which encodes MASFSGLGIGLSLVFGCFLLALVAELYYLLCWKKRVIKREVKDDDYGSNYAKEFFHLICWRKPSSLQGNNTIGDKVRDPEAHGQEPDLELGTSKDLLLKAFGEESAESELMRLHNLSGPPRFLFTINEETKEDLESEDGKSRGDRSRRGSRTRSLSDLMLAVDTPFLTPLASPRLKSPPLNPLDSYHRHGFNPLFESSMEAEINRLRSSPPPKFKFLKDAEEKLFRKLMEEAEKKAAKNNSSVQDSVIKPPNSTIITEETEGSFLRFIVSKNNKERDLLHLPQYPSSSSQVLPLVSSPTALRPLDKKPTAH